The Armatimonadota bacterium genome contains a region encoding:
- a CDS encoding NAD-dependent epimerase/dehydratase family protein: MKVLVTGGAGFIGSHTVDLLLQRGYSVRILDALLPPVHTPGHLPEYVPVGEVDFVQGDVRNRADWERALDGVEAVFHLAAYQDYLPDFSRFFHTNTVSTALLYELIVERRLPVRKVVVASSQAVYGEGKYRCKAAVSGGAAGDTHGVYFPPPRAEEQLRRGDWEVHCPQCGAPMEPQWTDEAVVNPHNQYAISKYTQEMVALNLGRRYNIPTVCMRYSIVQGPRQAFRNAYSGALRVFVQRLLHGRPPVCYEDGQQLRDYVAVQDVARANIHVLEDPRADFQVLNVGGDRRISVLEYARLVSQRARVELSPHVPGLYRFGDTRHIFSDVGKLRALGWEPLVPLERVVDEYIAWAQDQADFRDYSEEAEARMRALGVLRPAGRSVT, translated from the coding sequence ATGAAGGTACTGGTTACCGGCGGTGCAGGATTCATTGGGTCCCACACAGTCGACCTGCTGCTCCAGCGCGGCTATTCTGTCCGCATCCTGGACGCGCTCCTCCCGCCGGTGCACACACCGGGGCACCTCCCCGAGTACGTGCCTGTGGGGGAGGTGGACTTCGTCCAGGGTGATGTGAGGAACAGGGCGGACTGGGAACGCGCCCTCGACGGCGTTGAGGCGGTGTTTCACCTGGCGGCTTACCAGGACTACCTGCCAGACTTCTCGCGTTTCTTTCACACCAATACTGTTTCGACTGCCCTCCTCTATGAGCTCATTGTCGAGCGACGTCTTCCTGTTCGGAAGGTTGTCGTGGCGTCCTCCCAGGCAGTTTACGGAGAAGGAAAGTACCGCTGCAAGGCCGCTGTCTCAGGTGGAGCTGCAGGGGACACTCATGGTGTATACTTCCCGCCCCCACGAGCAGAGGAACAGCTGCGAAGAGGCGATTGGGAGGTGCATTGCCCGCAGTGTGGGGCGCCCATGGAGCCGCAGTGGACGGATGAGGCGGTAGTGAATCCCCACAATCAGTACGCAATAAGCAAGTACACGCAGGAGATGGTCGCCCTCAACCTGGGGCGGCGCTACAACATCCCCACGGTCTGCATGCGCTATTCCATCGTCCAGGGTCCCCGCCAGGCCTTCAGAAATGCGTACTCCGGAGCGCTCCGCGTCTTCGTCCAGCGACTCCTTCACGGCCGTCCGCCGGTATGCTACGAGGACGGCCAGCAGCTCCGGGACTATGTCGCTGTCCAGGATGTGGCACGGGCGAACATCCATGTTTTGGAAGACCCTCGGGCTGACTTCCAGGTACTTAATGTGGGCGGTGATCGCAGGATCTCTGTTCTCGAATACGCACGGCTGGTCTCGCAACGGGCCCGTGTGGAGCTTAGCCCTCATGTTCCGGGCCTGTACCGGTTCGGAGATACGCGCCACATCTTTTCCGACGTTGGCAAGCTCAGAGCGCTGGGCTGGGAGCCCCTGGTGCCTCTCGAGCGCGTAGTCGATGAGTACATTGCGTGGGCGCAGGATCAGGCCGACTTTCGGGACTACTCAGAAGAGGCCGAGGCCCGGATGCGGGCCCTGGGAGTGCTTCGTCCCGCAGGGCGAAGCGTCACGTAA
- a CDS encoding sugar transferase, translated as MVDVFVATLLLLLSSPFLLLAALAIKLTSPGPALYRWPVVGQGGRPLRAYKFRTMVVGADEMKRHLMDRNEATGPVFKMRDDPRVTPLGRFLRKYSLDELPQLWSVVKGDMSLVGPRPVLTYEWEQFEERHRRKLSTKPGMICLWHLRGQPRDFEEWVRLDLEYIDNWSLWLDLRILAGGILYLITGKNY; from the coding sequence GTGGTCGATGTCTTCGTGGCCACCCTACTCCTCCTGCTTTCGTCCCCGTTTCTGCTACTCGCTGCTCTGGCAATCAAGCTCACTTCACCCGGTCCTGCATTGTACCGCTGGCCGGTCGTCGGCCAGGGAGGCCGGCCCCTGCGGGCGTACAAGTTCCGGACCATGGTCGTGGGTGCTGATGAAATGAAGCGGCACCTCATGGACCGAAACGAGGCTACTGGACCTGTCTTCAAGATGAGAGATGATCCGCGGGTGACGCCTCTGGGACGGTTCCTGCGCAAGTACAGCCTGGACGAGCTGCCCCAACTGTGGAGCGTGGTCAAGGGAGACATGAGCCTGGTGGGCCCACGCCCCGTACTCACCTATGAATGGGAACAATTTGAGGAGCGGCACCGTCGCAAGCTGAGCACGAAGCCCGGGATGATCTGCCTCTGGCACCTACGCGGGCAGCCCCGAGACTTCGAGGAGTGGGTCCGCCTGGACCTCGAGTACATTGACAACTGGTCCCTCTGGCTGGACCTGAGGATCCTTGCCGGAGGAATCCTCTATCTGATCACCGGGAAGAACTACTAA